From one Ctenopharyngodon idella isolate HZGC_01 chromosome 15, HZGC01, whole genome shotgun sequence genomic stretch:
- the LOC127496136 gene encoding putative defense protein → MHIQFLILVFWLNLHTLTAFRNGQVTQACVSMTPEHGNNASTLEPPYTVTSDASNYTDGQVITVTLQANETGFRGFLLQARDEKGPVGTFTVMENSQLLTCGTEGSSVSHTSNDDKSNIVVQWKAPSSNNTDIWFRATFVQNFSIFWVGVQSDPVRFLATNPPNVTVSPPNVTVSTPSRTTDDSPSISLTWCLFLLPLLAII, encoded by the exons ATGCATATACAGTTTCTCATCCTGGTTTTTTGGCTGAATCTTCACACTCTAACGGCATTCAGGAATGGGCAGGTGACTCAGGCATGCGTGTCTATGACTCCTGAACATGGGAATAATGCCTCTACATTAGAACCTCCATATACTGTCACCTCAGATGCCTCTAACTACACAGATGGTCAGGTGATCACAG TGACACTACAAGCAAATGAGACTGGATTCAGGGGCTTTCTTCTTCAGGCCAGGGATGAGAAGGGTCCAGTAGGAACTTTCACAGTCATGGAAAACTCTCAATTACTCACCTGTGGAACCgaa GGCTCATCTGTCAGTCATACTTCAAATGATGACAAATCAAATATTGTGGTTCAGTGGAAAGCTCCGAGCAGTAACAACACAGATATTTGGTTCAG GGCAACATTTGTGCAGAATTTCTCTATCTTCTGGGTTGGTGTTCAAAGTGATCCTGTTAGATTCCTGGCGACAAATCCTCCAAATGTGACCGTCTCCCCACCCAACGTGACCGTCTCCACACCCAGCAGAACAACTGACGATAGTCCATCAATTTCTCTCACATGGTGTCTTTTTCTTCTACCTCTGCtggcaattatttaa